The segment GTCCTGACTCCAGTGAAAGTGAGCCAGTCAAAGAGATGAGGGTTAGTACCACCCCACCAGGTCTGGAGGACCAGTCTCCTTGTGCACTGCCCCCAGAACCCATGCTCCAGGTCTCTCCTGTGGGGCTGGTTTCCAGTGGAGATATACCATAAGTAGTCTTGGACAGATGGGTTTCTTAGCCACCAGAAACAGCCCTGTTTTCAAGTCCTCCTTGGCCCCTCCCTACCCTCCTACAATCTACCTGAAAGGGCAGGAGCCCTGGGGATGGGGGCAGTACTGGCAGACTGCTAGCTTTACCCACCCCCCAACACATACACAGGAGCCTTTAATCTCATTAAAGAGATGTGAACCAGCCATTTGTGAATTTGGGTGAACTAGAACTCAACTCATTACAACTGTATTTGACTTGACTGTTGTTTGAAGGGACATATAATGCCCATTTATCTCATCTTCCCTTAAGATAGTAGGGAGCCCCAAGGCCTGAACTGAACTAATGCCTTTTGATGGGGCAAAACTGGCAAAAGCAGTAATTTGGttacatttttttccactttatttagaaaaatagacTCTTGAGTTCACATTCACCCCAGGGCTGTGTGGGATGACAGTAGGAGACACCTGAGATGAGCTAAGGAAGGTTTGAATTACTGGCATCTGGGGGACTAGGGTCAGAGGCCAGAGATCTTGTCTCCAGATTCAAAATACCATGAGTGGCCTGGCTTTTCTCCCATCTCTGCTTTAGTACTCTTCAGCCATGACCAGTAAGACCAGGCTGGTCCAGCCGTGGAAAGGGCGACAGCCCATGCCCCGCCCATCTCGGTCACTGTACTGTTCCCACAGGAACCCTGTGGCTTGGTACTGCCGCCGCACATTGCCTACCACATTGGCACGTAGCTCACTGTAAAGCTTGGCAGCCTGGATCTGGTAGGGACCAGCCAGATGCCCATAATGGTGGAGGGCTCCTAAGGCCAGATAGTTGACATTGAGCCACACTGCACCTCGCCAATAAGGAGGGTCATGCTCAGAATTGCGATGACCATAAAAGGAACTAGAGGCCGCAAGGGACCGCAATCCAAAGGGGCTCCAGAGATGGCGGCTGTCACCTAGAACATCCAATAGGGGCCCAAGACGGGACGAGTTGGGGTCTAGAAGCcgcaacagaaaaggaaaaagagtgacATAGCCCAGAACATCCACATATTGCAAGCGAGGTGGGGGCCGGCCCACCACCCGAACCAGCCCATGAGGAGGCCTAGGCTTCAACTGTACTGCTTTTGTGTGGTTTCCAAAGTCTGCAAAGACCCCTAGCTCTGGAGCCCAGTGTAGCTCATCCAGTGTCTCCTGTGCCTCCAGTGAGGCAGCCAGGGGACCCAGCTCAGCagcagcctcagcctccccaagCCTTTCTGCAAGTTGTGACAGGACACGGGCACCCAGTGCTATCCAGCATCTCAGGTCCAGGTGGCGCTCTGAGGTTGAAGGATGTGAAGCCCGGGGGTAGTCATCTAACCCAGAGGGCAGTGTCTTGGGGTTTAATAAGGTGGGCAAGGCTGGGTCCCGGCCCCGCCAGCGGTAAGATAGTGGTACTGGCCCTGCCTGGCTCTGATGGAGCCAGGAGAACCAGGCATGCAGGCGGGGAAAAGCCCTGTGGAGGAAGGCTAAGTCAGCAGGGTCACCACCTTTTAGCATGTGTTCTACTGGCAAGAGCAGGGTTGGAGGGTTGGCATGGGCTGCACGCTGCACTAGGAATTCTGGGGGCACCCGGGCTCGGGCCTCATCTCCCAGTATCTGCTCTCGCCCAATCCAGCCATCAGCATTGAGCAGTCCCAGCCAGTGGCCTAGGGCCTCCCGAGTGAGGCGTGGATCCCACCTCTGGACCAGGAGCTGGTGAAAGCCCTCATCCCAAAGGAAGCCTCGTGGGAAGAATGATCGAGAGGGCACCCCTGAGAAAAGAGGGACAGGCGGGAAGAGGGCTGGGTCCACCTTCTGCTCTGATCCTTCCACTCCCATGTCTGGCAATACCAGACCCTGTCCATAGAAGTAACCAATCCCACCAAGGAGGCCACTGAGGGCAACCTGACCTAAAGTCAACTCCTCAGGGATCAGGCCTTTCTCTTTTAGCTGGAAGATCTTCTCAAAGTGCTCTTGGAAAGCTTTAGTGTGGTTGTCTAGGGCCTGGGTCAGCAGGCTGCCTGCCAGCTGACCCAGAGCTGGGTTTCTTCCTGCCCGGGCACTGCCCGATTCAAACACAAATTCCATGGAGAATGGGACTTTCAGTGTAACCTGCTGTATCAAGAATTGCCCTTGTCCCTGCCCTTGTCCATTTGGGCCTCTGTCCTCCCACTTCAGAGATCCAGGCAAGCCAAGATAACGTTCAGGAGAAGCCCCTGGGGGCCGATGCTGAAACCAGCTATTTAGGCGATTCTTCACCATCTCTGTCAGAAGAGGCAATCCTGGGTTGGAGGACCAGAAGACATTGTAGCTTGAAGGCAAGaagataaatatgaaatattattcagGAAGAGGGAGTAGGATTATAAAGGAAAATAGGTAATCAGGAGTCAGGATGGCACCCTTGACAGTATAGGAAACATGGGGATGGATAATACAAAATAACTGGTGAAAATAAGTTAGGCCAGGGGAAACAGAATCAAGCCAAGTCTACATGCATATCACCCCTACTCCTACCCCACACTTCCCCATTTACCTGCCATACTTGGGTGTAGTGTCTCCAGGACTGGTGGGTGGTAGAAGAGAAAATCGGAAGTCACCAAGGTCACTGGTATGCCCATTGATGAACTTCAGTTGCCCCTTAGGTCCAACCTCTGGTAGTAGGACTTCCTGGCCATCTGTCACCACATAGAAGAACAGGGAGACCAAGGGGAAGGCAGAGGTACCTGAAGCCTAGGTGACCAAGAACAGAAAACAGCAGCACTCGAATGGCATTCTTTTGAGAATCAGGTTTAGTGAGGGAAAAGGATCTCAAGCAGGAATAACATGGACTAACATATACTTGGCAGTGTTGAGAATCACCACTCAACTCAATAATTGGGTACAAGCAGTGGAATGGGTTTTAGGGCCGTGAACAGGCTCTCTGGGAATGGAGAGTATTGATGTGCTATGCCCTGTACTAAGAACTTGACACAGGTGATTTCATTTAAGTCTTACAATCTTGTGAATTAGGTGATGATGCTATTATCACTGCTTTCCAAATAAAGAAATTGAAGACTTAAAGAGGTGGTAGACTTAGGTAGTGAGACATAATGTAGGaccaaagccaggcaggcagacTCGTTGCCCTGGCTGTCAATCCTCATTTCAGGCTGCATTTGCTGGCAgtaagggaaggatggagggagtcTGGGCTGAGGAAAGGGTATCCTGAGGCCCTGACCTGAGGCTCTACAGTCACTCTCCAGCTCCAGTCCCCTCCGTGTAGACCCCCAGGCCTCTTGACGAACTCAGTGGTGAGCCTTAAGGCCCCATCCTGGATGTGCTGCCGCCCGAAGGAGAGGCCGTCGTGGAACTCCCAGCCAAAGGGACCTACGCCGTCCCCCTGCTCACACGTGTGCCTGAGTTTAGGGATCCCTGAGGTTGCGCCCTGCTGCGCCCACATCAGTCCTGGGGGTAGAATGGCCGTGTAAGTCAAGGAGAGCGCAGTCCCTCTGGGACTCCGAGAACTTTCGGGTCATCCCTCTCCACAGCTTTCATGATCCGCGCCTCCCCACCCTTAGTATGACGGGAAGCTTGGGCGCCAGATCAAGAGTCACCTGCCGCCCGCCCCTAGGCCCGGTTACCGGTGAGGAGAGGCTTCGGGCTGCGAGTCTTCATGCCGAAGTAGACGTGAGGGCGGTAAGTGCCCCAGAAGAGGTCTGGGGCCACGGCGGGGCTGGACGAGTCAGGGGGCAGTGCTGGGGGCGCCGAGTGCAGAGTGACTGCCCGCTGCGCCCGGTGCCACGCTACTATCCAACGTCCCGACAGAGCTAAAGCCACAGCCAGAACCAGGACCACGACGGCCATCGTCGCCCCCCGGGTTCCGCCACCCCGGCCGTCCCGTCGCCCTGGACCGCCCCGAGCCGCCCTCTCAACTGTCCGCGGTCCCTCAGCCGGCGCAGTGCGGCGCCGCCGCTCGCCCCGAGCCATCTCGGCACGGAGGTCGGCGTGGCGGCAGTGCGGAAAGAAGGCGGTGGAGTACAGGTCCTGCCGTGCCTCTCCGGCTCACGGCCCGCGCGCCCCAGCGACCACTGTCGGGTCCACAGCACCCGCGGCGCGCGGCTCCCGCTCCACTACACCTTCTGTCGGAAGTCCCGCCCCGCCACGTCAGATCCAGTGCCGGAACCCGGAACCTCTGTGACTGGAGGGAGGTGGGGCCTCGTACACTCAACCTGTTCCCGGCTCGGGTTACTTGTTCCCAGCCTAGTGCGGGGAAACACCTCATCTCTCCGAGCGTTTTGTTTGTTCTAGAAGCTGACTCCAGTAGTTGTAGAAAATGGTGCCCTAACAAGCACATCTAACTTGGCTCAGACTTCAGACCTAGGTAGTGCTAACCTCGAACCCTCACTTGGTACATTGATTCTggctttcttcccttctccccgcctcccccctcaaGCCTGGggttgaacgcagggcctgagcactgtcccagagctttttttgcttaaggctaataatACTCGAcagtttgaaccacagcaccacttccagccttttatgtGGTAtagtggaattgaacccagggcttcatgcatgcaaggcaagcactctaccactaaaccctattcccagccctgctttcttcAAGAGAGGACCCACAAGAAAGACTGGCATCCAGTCCCAGCTATGTCTTTGAGACCTTGCCTGTGACTTCAGAAAAGTCACATCTCCACTCAGCTTACAATTTTTCCTCTTGTGCAATAGTGGGAATGGTACATAGAAACTTGCCTGTATATACTGCCTAACCAGATAGTCAGCTGAATTTGTTagcttctttttcccccctttttttgcagtgctgggaacaACCATGACTTGGTTCATTCTAGACACGTGTTCTAAACTATCTTCCCAGCTCTGGCTTACATCTCTATTATGGTATTTATTACATacatgagttttatttatttttgtgtccaaAAGTAATCACAGTTAAGGATGCAAGGTCAATGCTAAAGGTCTGTAAATTTCAGCAAATGTTTATTACAAACCTTTTATAACTATGATGGGGTCAGAGAGTAAACTTCATCAACTTAAAAAGTTCAGTTTAGAAGCACAGTGCCAGCACTCAATTCATGAGAAAAATTTAGTTGAGATTAGCCCAAAACCTGGGTAGTAGTCTGTATCTTTAGTGCTGGCACTGAAAAGGCTGAAGCGGGAGAACCTTGAGTTTGATGCCAACCCTggataaaaacaataacaaatgttgaggacatggctgaagtggtaggacACTTCGTGCAGTTCAATATCTAATACTGAAAAATcgaaaaaacaagggctgggaatatggcctagttgtgaagtgctggcctcatatacatgacgccctgggttcgattcctgagcaccacatatatagaaaaagctggaagtggcactgtggctcaagtggtagaatgctagccttgagcaaaagctcagggacagtgcccaggctctgaattcaagccccaggactgccccccccccaaaaaaaaagtctaaaaaaacaacaaaacctgtcACTAGATAACAGCCAGTTAATTGTGGCACTTGAGCAGTTAAATCCAGGCTGTTGGTGTTCTTTCCAGCTTAGAAAAGGCAGCTCCCACCCagggctggtagctcatgcttgtaatccttgctattcaggaggctgagatctgagaatcacagttcaaagccagctcaggcaggaaagtttgtaagactcttatccctaattaaaacacctttaaaaacaaaacaaaacaaaaaaacagaagtggagcggtggctcaaagtggtagagaagccttgagcaaaaatgctcagggatgtggcttagcagtagtgattgcctcacatacatgaagccttgagttcaattcctcagcaccacatagagaaagccagaagtggggggggggagaggaggaggaggaggaggaggaggagggggaggggaaggggagggggagggggaggaggaggaggaggaggaggaggaggaggaggaggaggaggaggaggaggaggaggaggaggaggaggaggaggaggaggaggaggaggaggaggagatgttgTTGACACTTACAGGTATTAACTTGTTAAATTCTCAGACCTAAATGCAGGCAGTCATGCCTTGGAATATTGTCCAAGGCTTGGTTCTAAGTCTATATGTAAAGGGACCCTGCCTAAACCCCTTGCATAAGATGTTGCAGTACCTTATTTTTGGACACAAGTGTCTTGTTTTTATCACAGACTGCCATGGAACTCACCATCTCCCAACTTCAGCCTCCTCAGGGGTGGGCTACTACCACACTCACTTTAAAATGTCACAGTATTTGCATCAAACCTACACATCCCTTCTGTATGTATCTCTAGATCACTTTTTCATTATACAATGTAAATGCTGTGTAAATAGCTGTTACATTGTACGTACTATTAAGGGAACAGTAATAAGAAAAGTTTGTAGTGTTCAGTTCAGATGCAATTATTTTTCTTGAACATTTTTAATCCAAGGTTGAGCCCAAAGATACAGAACTCATGGGTACAGAGGGAAGTAATATTCAGTGAATGAGGAAGCAGCCACTGGTAATTTTTACAAAGCTACTTAGAACAGAACTAAGTTTTCAAATTCTGGCAGCCTGGATCTTTACTGTCTCCaggcagttttttttgtttgtttgcttactttAAGGAGGGTAAAGTGGGTAGGGTAAAGTGGGTAAGCAGATCGACACCCTTTTAGACAGAGATCATAGCAATGCTATAGAGGGTCACATGAAATGTATTTGGCAAAGTACATACCTGTCACTAAGAGATCTTTGATTGCCTTAAACATAATGAAAGTCTTTAGCAGCAGCTTTCCCTCTATAACTCACAAGAAATCATGTACACTGCAAGCTAAAACCGGCATGTGTACATGtgcgcacgcatgtgcacacacacaatgcttAAAGTTTCCTACCCAAATTTGGGAAATTAAGCAGCAGCAAAACATAAAAGAGACAAGTCATGACcctgcaacagtgatactccagAATGAATACAATGATGCTCCAGAATGAATGGGAATGGAGAGATCATTTCAGGagcattttaaaaaagattggACATGATGGGTAGGGGAGAGGGCAGGATGAGAGGTAATATTGTGTTTATCAGCAAAGGTGGCTGAGCAGATGAACTGTCTTTGAAAGGAATGGGAGAAATCACTGGGTAGAGGTGGGGGTATGTAAGAtaattctggtttgtttgtttttttgttttgtttttttttggccagtcctgggccttggactcagggcctgaacactgtccctggcttcttcccgctcaaggctagcactctgccacttgagccacagcgccgcttctggccgttttctgtatatgtggtgctggggaatcgaacctagggcctcgtgtatctgaggcaggcactcttgccactaggctatatccccagcccgataattCTGTTTTTGACAAAGGATGTTGGTATTTGGTAGAAGTTGGTAGTACCACAGAAGCTGGGATTAGAACAAACCTAAATGTAAGGGTTTGACTCGTAGATTAtgattaagaaaaacaagaacGTGTGGATTAAGAATAGCAAAactcaacaacaaatgctggagggggtgcggggaaagaggaacccttctccattgttggtgggagtgcaaattagtacaaccactttggagaacagtatggaggtttctcaaaaagctcaatatagacctaccctatgacccagccacaccactcctaggcatctatccggaacaggaggccccaagatatcaaaaagacatttgtacttccatgtttatcgctgcacaattcacaatagccaaaatgtggaaacaacccagatgcccctccacagatgaatggatccaaaaaatatggtacctatacacaatggaatactacatagcgattaggaatggtgaaatattgttattcacagggaaatggtcagaatttgaacaaataatgttgagcgagacaagcctagaacacagaaaacaaaggggcatgatctccctgatatatgactgttaagatggggtgacggagacacagtagagaccaggtctgtgaaaccaaaaactgcttcaaatggtatttcccacaggattgggtcagcgacccaacattatgtaactaaaaccaaacaactactcaatatataaaggtcaaaatttgacctctcagtggaacacaatagctcaaaagctatgtatgtaggttcatataagactactgtcgacatactgtctaatgtcgacattacatttaaagccctaggcaaattttcttgggtgttggccacgtggctactgtatatgttcttggtacattatgtattgtatatatgtctacctgacctagggaagggaaagaaaaacagggtgtaagatgtcacaagaaatgtgatatcttacacactgccctactatgtaactgtaccctttttgcacaacaccttgtcaaaaaaaattttgtttaactaataaataaattttttaaaaagctttaaaaacaaaaaaaagagtagcaaaaCCTACTAACACAGGAAACAGcacacatttttgtattttttttaagttaaaagatATAGTAAACAATGGAAGAGACCAAATTGAGAGAGTGTGataaagtggggggaaaaaacaagttCATCAATACCCATCCTCCCCTACATCTGCCCCTTGGTTCAAGTGTCCCAAAGGCAGTGTAGTGGAGAGGCACTCTCTCCCACCTCCCACACTTCCGTAGCCCTTCATACAGTGACTGGAATAGGTATGAACAACCAAGTCAAGGTCTTAGATCACCATCTTACTACCGTCCTAGGCCTAGGTTGAAATCTGCTCGTCCTCAGTGCGGTCAGCGCCcggcaccagcgcctggcttgtcCCCGCCGTCCTCGGTCCTCCTGGCCTGGACGTGGGAGGCGAAGGCCGTGAACATTTCCTGAGCGGTGAGGTGGGCGCCACGCATGATGAGGCGATGCCCGTCTCCTGTGGGAAGGGTCCAACAAGGGAGTTAGGCATCGGGGTACAGCGGGGCTGGGGCTGCAGACACTCCCACCCCGCGCCGCCTCCGCGCCGGTCCCTCACGCAAACCCACCGAACAGCACGTCCACGCAGGGCTCGGAGCCGTCGTGCCGCACGTCCGCCGTCACCGCGCAGTTGAGGTTGGTGGAGCGGACCCGCTCGCTGCTCACCGCCTGCAGAAAGGCCCTAGGGCGGGGACACGCGCCGGGGCCGGGCTCAGCGGGCACCGCGGCGGCCCcgagcgccccgcccccgcccgcgccccggcgcCTACCTCGTCGACTCCACGTTCTTCTCGAAGGGGCAGAACTGAACCCGAACCTGCTTGACGGACCGCAGCCCAAGCCGAGCCATGGCGGCTGCCATGATGACCTCCGCCCCGGAAGGACACGCGCGGGCGGAAGTGCTCCTCCGCCAAAACGGTGACGGGTGCAAAAGGCTAGGAATGGCTGGCCGTCTGCCGCGGTGACATCGCGGCCTCTCGGGTACACTTCGGGCAGTTACCTGCCTGTCCGGCCTCCAGTCCGgcggaagagagaggaagaggtcaTTTTCTCACAGGGCTTGGGGAGGGACCCCATCTAACCTGACTTCAAGCATGTCAGATCTAGGTTAACACCTAAGTCCTGGCTCCTTCCAAGAAGAGGACACTACCACAGCAAAAAGTATCCACCTACCAGGTGGAAAACTTCAGGCCAGTAACTGAATAACCAAAGCTTAAACGTGAAAGTCCAACAgctcaaatatatacatatattactggGGGTTGAAGTCCCCGGCTTTCCAcgttctaggcaagcacttgagccacgcccccatcAATCCATTGTTATTTTCTGTACAGTGGATTGAACCCAGGTAGGCAAATAGTGTATCACTTCACACCCCCAGCCCAGTccaatatggtgtgtgtgtgtatatgctggtGCTGGAGCTCGAACCCAAGGCttagtgctcttgcttggctatttCACTCAGgctggctccacttccagcttttttttttttttttttttcttgtggtgggTCAGAGCTTGACCTCATAGAGcatgactcagggcctggacaatgtccctgagctcctttgctcaaggctagtgctctgagccacagctccacttcccatttctccttttcttttttatttaattaattaaaaaaaaatttttttgtcggtcatggagcttgaactctgggccctgggccctgaccctgagctcttcacctcaaggctagcactctaccacttgagccacagccacttccagttttctagtggttaattggagatgagtctcatggactttcctgccagggctgactttgaactgcagatcctcaaatcttagcttcctgaatagctaggattacagacatggattacaggcatgagccaccagggccaggctaacttccagctttctgctggttagagataagagtcgcactgactttcctgcttgggctggctttgaaccacaatcctcaggtctcagcctcctaagtagttaggattataggtgtaagtcaccagtgcctgttCTACATATAGATATGCTTATTCCACCTGTGTGGTTCCCCACAAATTAACTTTTTAGCCTGGCTCTTAGGACTTAAGAGGAAGCGGTATTTGGCCtctctgatttttatttattttccccttgCTCTTTCTCTCCCAAGACCCAGCCTTCTATCCCCTTTTCCACTTCTAGCTCTGAGATGCCCTCACTGAAGGGAAACCAGATTTGAACCTCCCAAAGATGCTGACCTTTCAGGTTCCAGGTTATGGTTTTGACATTTACTCTGGATTATAGGTTTTTAAAAGTCTATATTCTGTGTAGTTTATGTATGCTTCCTTCCAT is part of the Perognathus longimembris pacificus isolate PPM17 chromosome 8, ASM2315922v1, whole genome shotgun sequence genome and harbors:
- the Mogs gene encoding mannosyl-oligosaccharide glucosidase — protein: MARGERRRRTAPAEGPRTVERAARGGPGRRDGRGGGTRGATMAVVVLVLAVALALSGRWIVAWHRAQRAVTLHSAPPALPPDSSSPAVAPDLFWGTYRPHVYFGMKTRSPKPLLTGLMWAQQGATSGIPKLRHTCEQGDGVGPFGWEFHDGLSFGRQHIQDGALRLTTEFVKRPGGLHGGDWSWRVTVEPQASGTSAFPLVSLFFYVVTDGQEVLLPEVGPKGQLKFINGHTSDLGDFRFSLLPPTSPGDTTPKYGSYNVFWSSNPGLPLLTEMVKNRLNSWFQHRPPGASPERYLGLPGSLKWEDRGPNGQGQGQGQFLIQQVTLKVPFSMEFVFESGSARAGRNPALGQLAGSLLTQALDNHTKAFQEHFEKIFQLKEKGLIPEELTLGQVALSGLLGGIGYFYGQGLVLPDMGVEGSEQKVDPALFPPVPLFSGVPSRSFFPRGFLWDEGFHQLLVQRWDPRLTREALGHWLGLLNADGWIGREQILGDEARARVPPEFLVQRAAHANPPTLLLPVEHMLKGGDPADLAFLHRAFPRLHAWFSWLHQSQAGPVPLSYRWRGRDPALPTLLNPKTLPSGLDDYPRASHPSTSERHLDLRCWIALGARVLSQLAERLGEAEAAAELGPLAASLEAQETLDELHWAPELGVFADFGNHTKAVQLKPRPPHGLVRVVGRPPPRLQYVDVLGYVTLFPFLLRLLDPNSSRLGPLLDVLGDSRHLWSPFGLRSLAASSSFYGHRNSEHDPPYWRGAVWLNVNYLALGALHHYGHLAGPYQIQAAKLYSELRANVVGNVRRQYQATGFLWEQYSDRDGRGMGCRPFHGWTSLVLLVMAEEY
- the Mrpl53 gene encoding 39S ribosomal protein L53, mitochondrial; this translates as MAAAMARLGLRSVKQVRVQFCPFEKNVESTRAFLQAVSSERVRSTNLNCAVTADVRHDGSEPCVDVLFGDGHRLIMRGAHLTAQEMFTAFASHVQARRTEDGGDKPGAGAGR